A window of the Candidatus Saccharibacteria bacterium oral taxon 488 genome harbors these coding sequences:
- the rpoD gene encoding RNA polymerase sigma factor RpoD, producing MNNDQQYTPTNDDPLEPDLTAVHDDEEIEDLEALSAGQYLDDISDDSVRLYLREIGKIPLLSSDEEMELARRIIEGDKKAKDKMAEANMRLVVSIAKRYSGRGLDFLDLIQEGNTGLLRAVEKFDPDKGFKFSTYATWWIRQAITRAIADQARTIRIPVHMIETINKLVRTQRRLTQELNREPTMEELSKEMDMEPEKIEYINKIRQETSSLDAGIGRDGDEEDSVLGDFIEDEDTISPEESATNQLLKEKVAEVLSSLSDREQKIVRMRFGLDNGGKSHTLEEVGQQFAVTRERIRQIEAKALAKLRKHKDAKKLYEYLS from the coding sequence GTGAACAACGACCAGCAATACACCCCGACCAATGACGATCCACTCGAGCCAGATTTGACGGCGGTACATGATGACGAGGAGATAGAAGATCTAGAGGCGCTGAGCGCTGGTCAGTATCTGGATGACATTTCGGACGATTCGGTGCGGCTGTATCTGCGTGAGATTGGTAAAATCCCGCTGTTAAGTTCGGACGAGGAAATGGAGCTGGCGCGGCGGATCATCGAGGGCGACAAGAAAGCCAAGGACAAGATGGCTGAGGCCAACATGCGTTTGGTGGTGTCAATTGCCAAGCGGTATTCGGGCCGTGGGTTGGATTTTTTGGACTTGATCCAGGAAGGTAATACTGGCTTGCTGCGCGCCGTGGAGAAATTCGATCCGGACAAGGGCTTTAAGTTTTCGACCTATGCGACGTGGTGGATTCGTCAGGCGATTACCCGGGCGATCGCTGATCAGGCGCGGACGATTCGCATCCCCGTGCATATGATCGAGACGATTAACAAGCTGGTACGGACGCAGCGACGACTTACTCAGGAGCTGAACCGTGAGCCAACAATGGAAGAATTGTCCAAGGAAATGGACATGGAGCCGGAAAAGATTGAGTACATCAACAAAATTCGGCAAGAGACGTCGAGTTTGGATGCTGGCATCGGGCGTGATGGCGACGAGGAAGATTCGGTGCTGGGTGATTTCATCGAGGATGAAGATACGATTTCACCAGAAGAATCAGCGACCAATCAGCTGCTGAAAGAAAAGGTCGCCGAGGTGCTGTCGAGCCTGTCTGATCGTGAGCAAAAAATTGTGCGCATGCGGTTCGGGCTGGACAATGGCGGCAAAAGCCATACGCTCGAGGAAGTCGGCCAACAATTTGCCGTGACGCGTGAACGAATTCGTCAGATTGAAGCGAAGGCTTTGGCAAAACTAAGGAAGCACAAAGACGCTAAGAAGTTGTATGAATATTTGAGCTAG
- a CDS encoding dephospho-CoA kinase, translating to MTQPHAKIIALVGLAGSGKSSAVEYLTKKGFPKIYFGGVIYKAMDEAGIEPTWDNQQKFREEIRRREGKDFVVKRVVKSAHDLIDAGQKLIVLDGLYTWSEYKILKHEFPGQMSVIAVVTPKHLRYQRMAKRPERPMQPREVDQRDWSEIENLEKGGPIAIADYFVMNDRGLDELYAQLEAITHHEHFCKAPEQC from the coding sequence ATGACACAACCACACGCAAAAATCATCGCCCTGGTCGGTCTGGCTGGTAGCGGCAAAAGTTCAGCTGTCGAGTATTTGACGAAAAAGGGCTTCCCAAAAATTTATTTCGGCGGCGTTATCTACAAAGCCATGGACGAGGCAGGCATCGAACCAACGTGGGACAATCAGCAAAAATTCCGCGAGGAAATCCGCCGTCGCGAAGGCAAAGATTTCGTGGTCAAACGCGTCGTCAAATCGGCGCATGACTTGATTGACGCTGGCCAAAAACTTATCGTCCTGGACGGGCTGTACACTTGGAGCGAATATAAAATTCTCAAGCACGAATTCCCTGGCCAAATGTCCGTCATCGCCGTCGTCACACCAAAACACCTGCGCTATCAACGCATGGCCAAACGCCCTGAGCGGCCAATGCAACCACGCGAAGTTGACCAACGCGATTGGTCAGAAATTGAGAATCTAGAAAAAGGCGGACCAATTGCCATTGCTGATTATTTTGTGATGAACGACCGCGGACTGGACGAACTATATGCGCAGCTGGAAGCTATCACTCACCACGAACATTTTTGCAAGGCACCTGAGCAGTGTTAA
- the polA gene encoding DNA polymerase I, translating into MKRLAVIDGKSVFYRGYYAMPGLSTADGTPTGGVYGFVSLAIELIKKLEPDYVAVAWDKRGTNIRKRRELYPEYKAGRKPAPDDFYQQIPILMELLNAFGWPLYELDDYEADDIMGAFARQAEARGVQTCLLTSDLDALQLVSPLTKVYAMKNGLRNIEEFTAEYFEQKYGIRTDQFLDLKALKGDSSDNLPGVPGVGEKTAVKLLQAYDTLDGVYAHVDEQTGALRTKLESGRDSAYLTKQVAEIWTDAPVELDWGVADVNDCDFARVAEILRKLEFHSLIGRLPKTMQAVDEAVETAELDLLRVDNLPAEPLFETENIIYIDPSEPDTVYINSKPDVVWRAKISEIGWSVWQLLAQGVVIAADIKGLYHALDVHGVAVRFREVWDVGQATFLIDPLRRDRSLMALAGDFSEDNSPERQLARLRQIYRQQQDYMAMHQQINRVLREFDFPVIWPLFQMEKRGMKLDTALLEQMGEELRVEVSQLEQQMYAMAGREFNAASPAQLSEVLFTKLQLPTTGIKKGKTGYSTGQKELDKLRGRHPIIELIERYRELTKLISTYIEALPKLVAEDGRIHTTFNQDVTSTGRLSSTNPNLQNIPVRTELGRKIRQAFVPSQGKVFVGADYSQFELRLAAVLAGDEQLINDFNSDVDIHTKTAAETYGVPMEQVTKAQRRAAKVINFGVLYGMSPHGLAAATGMTFTEAKRFIEHYFAVRQPIRQYLDTILVQAREQGFVETYFGRRRPTPDVKSSNFMVRSAAERAAMNMPIQGTEADLMKLAMIRLEDKLAGLAEPVLQVHDSILVECRATDAERVGEMMRAEMEGICPELPIALKVDVGVGLHWDEV; encoded by the coding sequence ATGAAGCGTTTGGCGGTCATCGATGGAAAATCAGTGTTTTACCGAGGGTATTATGCCATGCCGGGGCTGAGTACGGCGGACGGTACGCCGACGGGCGGAGTGTACGGGTTTGTGAGTTTGGCGATTGAGCTGATCAAGAAATTGGAGCCGGATTATGTAGCGGTGGCGTGGGATAAGCGCGGCACCAATATCCGCAAGCGGCGGGAATTATATCCAGAGTACAAGGCCGGTCGCAAGCCAGCACCTGATGATTTCTATCAGCAAATTCCGATTTTGATGGAGCTTTTGAATGCGTTTGGCTGGCCGCTGTATGAACTGGATGATTATGAGGCGGACGATATCATGGGTGCGTTTGCCAGGCAAGCGGAAGCGCGCGGCGTGCAAACGTGTCTGCTGACGTCGGATTTGGATGCGCTGCAATTGGTGTCGCCCCTCACTAAAGTGTATGCCATGAAAAACGGTCTAAGGAACATAGAGGAATTTACGGCGGAATATTTTGAACAAAAATATGGTATTCGGACGGACCAGTTTTTGGATTTGAAGGCGCTGAAGGGTGATTCTAGCGACAATTTACCGGGCGTGCCGGGTGTTGGTGAAAAAACGGCGGTGAAATTATTACAAGCATATGACACACTGGACGGAGTGTATGCGCATGTGGATGAGCAAACGGGTGCTCTACGGACAAAGTTAGAGAGCGGTCGCGACTCGGCATATTTGACCAAGCAAGTGGCAGAAATCTGGACGGACGCGCCGGTGGAGCTGGACTGGGGCGTAGCGGATGTTAACGACTGTGACTTCGCGCGGGTGGCGGAGATTTTGCGGAAACTGGAGTTTCATTCGCTGATTGGGCGGCTGCCAAAGACGATGCAGGCGGTGGATGAGGCAGTGGAGACGGCGGAGCTGGATTTACTGCGTGTTGACAATTTGCCGGCTGAGCCGCTGTTTGAAACAGAAAACATTATTTATATTGATCCATCGGAGCCGGACACGGTGTATATTAATTCCAAACCTGACGTGGTGTGGCGAGCGAAGATTAGTGAAATTGGCTGGTCGGTTTGGCAGCTGTTGGCACAGGGCGTGGTGATTGCGGCGGACATCAAGGGGTTGTATCACGCGCTGGATGTTCACGGTGTGGCGGTGCGTTTTCGTGAGGTCTGGGATGTTGGTCAGGCGACGTTTTTGATTGATCCGCTCAGGCGTGACCGTAGTTTGATGGCGCTGGCGGGCGATTTTTCTGAGGATAATTCTCCAGAGCGGCAGCTGGCGCGGCTTCGTCAGATTTACCGCCAGCAGCAGGATTATATGGCGATGCATCAGCAGATTAACAGGGTGCTCCGCGAGTTTGATTTTCCGGTGATTTGGCCGCTGTTTCAGATGGAAAAGCGTGGTATGAAGCTGGACACGGCACTCCTTGAACAGATGGGCGAGGAGTTGAGGGTGGAGGTGAGCCAGCTTGAACAACAAATGTATGCGATGGCCGGGCGTGAGTTCAATGCCGCCAGCCCGGCGCAGCTGTCTGAGGTGTTATTTACCAAGTTGCAGCTGCCGACGACTGGCATTAAAAAAGGCAAAACTGGCTATTCGACGGGACAGAAAGAGCTGGATAAACTGCGCGGGCGACACCCGATCATTGAGCTGATTGAGCGGTATCGGGAACTGACTAAATTAATCAGTACCTACATTGAAGCGCTGCCGAAATTGGTGGCCGAGGATGGACGGATTCACACCACCTTCAACCAAGATGTCACCAGTACCGGGCGGCTGAGCAGCACCAATCCTAACCTGCAGAACATTCCCGTGCGGACGGAATTGGGTCGGAAAATTCGCCAGGCGTTTGTGCCGAGCCAGGGTAAGGTATTTGTTGGCGCGGATTATTCACAATTTGAGCTGCGGCTGGCGGCAGTGTTGGCGGGTGATGAACAGTTAATTAACGATTTTAACAGCGATGTTGATATTCATACCAAGACGGCGGCCGAGACCTACGGCGTGCCGATGGAACAGGTGACGAAAGCACAGCGGCGAGCGGCCAAGGTGATTAACTTTGGCGTGCTGTACGGCATGAGTCCGCACGGCTTGGCGGCAGCTACCGGCATGACCTTTACTGAGGCGAAGCGGTTTATTGAACACTATTTTGCGGTGCGCCAGCCAATCCGCCAATATCTGGATACAATTTTAGTTCAAGCGCGTGAACAAGGATTTGTCGAGACTTATTTTGGCCGGCGGCGGCCAACGCCCGACGTTAAGTCGAGCAATTTTATGGTGCGTTCAGCGGCCGAGCGGGCAGCGATGAACATGCCAATCCAGGGCACGGAAGCGGATTTGATGAAACTGGCGATGATTCGGTTGGAGGACAAGTTGGCTGGACTGGCTGAACCGGTCCTGCAAGTTCACGACTCAATTTTAGTGGAGTGCCGGGCAACAGACGCCGAGCGAGTCGGTGAAATGATGCGCGCGGAAATGGAAGGCATTTGTCCGGAACTGCCGATTGCGCTAAAAGTGGACGTCGGCGTGGGGTTGCACTGGGACGAGGTGTAG
- the mutM gene encoding bifunctional DNA-formamidopyrimidine glycosylase/DNA-(apurinic or apyrimidinic site) lyase, protein MPELPEVETVRRGLAELLPGRVVARTVVFDSPKSFPNAPADVEQFLYGARVTAVRRRAKVLMIDLDTHYSLVVHLKMTGQLVFRQSSRHSARVSPKKSRGPRKVAHNFSADTAREIDDFAGGHPNDSLIGELPDRSTRVQIDFVDGSRLFFNDQRKFGWMKLLPTDEVKNLPFMQKVGPEPLDPDTRAEDFIQRIRRRQNLMIKPAFLDQAVIAGVGNIYADEALWAARIHPQTRVKNVSDQQLNTLFNELRQILQLSIDQGGSTDKNYVDAEGRKGNYLTFAHVFRREGQACYCHPDQEVIKLKVGGRGTHVCPVCQVEVI, encoded by the coding sequence ATGCCGGAACTTCCCGAAGTCGAGACGGTTCGCCGCGGATTGGCGGAGCTACTGCCAGGCCGAGTGGTGGCACGAACGGTGGTGTTTGATTCGCCAAAAAGCTTTCCGAATGCGCCGGCTGATGTTGAACAATTTTTATATGGTGCGCGCGTGACGGCGGTGCGGCGGCGGGCAAAGGTGCTGATGATTGATTTGGATACGCATTATTCGCTGGTGGTGCATTTGAAGATGACGGGGCAGCTAGTTTTTCGCCAAAGCTCTCGTCATAGCGCTCGGGTATCCCCAAAAAAATCTCGGGGCCCACGTAAAGTTGCCCACAATTTTTCTGCGGATACCGCTCGCGAGATCGACGATTTTGCTGGCGGCCATCCAAACGACAGCTTAATCGGCGAGCTGCCGGATCGGTCGACGCGGGTACAGATTGATTTTGTGGACGGGTCGCGGCTGTTTTTTAATGATCAGCGCAAATTCGGCTGGATGAAATTATTACCGACTGATGAAGTGAAAAATTTGCCGTTCATGCAAAAAGTCGGCCCAGAACCGCTTGATCCCGATACGCGCGCCGAGGATTTCATCCAGCGGATTCGTCGCCGTCAAAACTTGATGATCAAGCCAGCTTTTCTTGACCAGGCAGTGATCGCCGGGGTTGGTAATATTTATGCTGACGAAGCACTGTGGGCGGCACGTATTCATCCGCAAACGCGGGTGAAAAATGTCAGTGATCAGCAGCTGAACACATTATTTAATGAGTTGCGGCAAATCTTGCAACTGAGTATTGATCAGGGCGGCTCGACTGATAAAAATTACGTTGATGCCGAGGGCCGAAAAGGGAATTATCTGACATTTGCTCATGTGTTTCGTCGCGAAGGCCAAGCCTGTTATTGTCATCCTGACCAAGAGGTCATTAAGCTAAAAGTCGGCGGTCGTGGTACGCATGTGTGTCCGGTGTGCCAGGTGGAAGTTATATGA
- the rpsT gene encoding 30S ribosomal protein S20 yields MPIIKSAIKRAKQTLKRRERNIGIKRDIKSAVKAFMAEPSAATLAAAHSELDTAVKKNLLKKNTAARRKSALSAVAKKAGVKLEATKKPATKAPAKTTAKPTATKKSATKKPAAKEAK; encoded by the coding sequence ATGCCAATCATCAAATCCGCCATCAAACGGGCCAAACAAACCCTAAAGCGCCGCGAGCGCAATATCGGCATCAAGCGCGACATCAAGTCAGCCGTCAAGGCATTCATGGCTGAGCCAAGTGCCGCAACGCTGGCCGCTGCTCACAGTGAACTTGACACCGCTGTCAAGAAGAACCTGCTCAAGAAAAATACTGCCGCTCGGCGCAAGAGCGCTCTCTCGGCTGTTGCGAAAAAAGCCGGCGTGAAGCTTGAAGCGACCAAAAAACCCGCCACCAAAGCTCCGGCAAAAACCACCGCGAAACCAACCGCTACCAAAAAATCAGCTACAAAAAAGCCAGCAGCCAAAGAAGCTAAATAG
- the truB gene encoding tRNA pseudouridine(55) synthase TruB, giving the protein MDEVLLIDKPAGMTSFGVVARLRRVLSQAAGKKVKVGHTGTLDPFATGLMIIVTGKKCREADTFTKLDKWYEAELILGEVSTTGDPEGELTHVSARQPSRSEVEAVLGAFVGEIKQRPPIFSAIKINGRRAYQLARQGQPVDMPERTVSIYTLELVTYEYPRLVIRAHVSSGTYIRSLAVDIGQKLGTGAYCHQLRRQAIAEYDVAQAKPLADFGISS; this is encoded by the coding sequence ATGGACGAGGTGCTGCTCATTGATAAGCCGGCTGGCATGACGAGTTTTGGGGTAGTAGCGCGGTTGCGGCGAGTGCTCAGCCAGGCGGCGGGCAAGAAAGTGAAAGTTGGCCATACTGGTACGCTTGATCCGTTCGCTACGGGACTGATGATTATCGTGACGGGCAAGAAGTGCCGCGAGGCTGATACCTTTACGAAGCTTGATAAGTGGTATGAAGCGGAGCTGATACTTGGCGAGGTATCGACGACTGGTGACCCCGAGGGTGAGCTAACTCACGTATCGGCGCGGCAGCCGTCTCGCAGTGAGGTCGAAGCGGTGCTCGGTGCATTTGTGGGTGAAATTAAACAGCGCCCACCGATATTTAGCGCCATTAAGATCAATGGCCGCCGGGCCTATCAGCTGGCACGTCAGGGTCAGCCGGTCGATATGCCGGAGCGCACCGTGTCGATTTACACCTTGGAGCTTGTCACCTATGAGTATCCTCGTCTGGTGATTCGAGCGCATGTTTCGAGCGGTACGTACATTCGGAGCCTAGCGGTTGATATTGGTCAGAAGCTGGGAACAGGGGCCTACTGCCACCAGCTGCGCCGCCAGGCTATCGCTGAATATGACGTCGCTCAGGCAAAACCATTAGCGGATTTTGGGATTTCGTCTTGA
- a CDS encoding prepilin-type N-terminal cleavage/methylation domain-containing protein has product MGRQTGFTIVELLIVMVVIAILATIGIVAYSGVRQDATDTKIRSIVKIAGDALQIYDTQKRTLPSGQGTFNNANSVDSLVPQYIQPGYREGVSSKNASGPDDIFVWYPCKDTSGKITGIAVFAALNSAKPQESAQVNAVKATCNIPGAAVPTTGNPAYNYVQTF; this is encoded by the coding sequence ATGGGTAGGCAGACAGGTTTTACAATCGTTGAACTATTAATTGTGATGGTCGTGATCGCGATTTTGGCGACCATCGGTATTGTGGCGTATTCGGGCGTGCGCCAGGACGCTACCGATACCAAGATCCGTTCCATTGTCAAGATCGCTGGGGACGCGTTGCAGATATATGATACACAGAAACGAACGCTGCCGTCAGGACAGGGGACGTTCAACAACGCTAATAGCGTTGACTCACTTGTACCACAGTATATCCAGCCGGGGTATCGCGAGGGTGTCAGCAGCAAGAACGCGTCTGGTCCGGATGATATTTTTGTCTGGTATCCGTGCAAAGATACCTCTGGTAAGATAACAGGTATTGCGGTATTTGCGGCCCTTAATTCTGCCAAGCCGCAGGAGTCGGCTCAAGTTAACGCGGTCAAGGCGACCTGCAACATTCCGGGTGCAGCTGTGCCGACTACCGGTAATCCAGCGTATAATTATGTGCAGACATTTTAG
- the rpsO gene encoding 30S ribosomal protein S15 gives MISKDDKAKAIALTQVNKDDVGSPQAQVSILTARIKEVTKHLKANKHDFMARRGLIQMVGKRKRLLRYLERTDFESYKAVVAALGLRK, from the coding sequence ATGATTAGCAAAGACGATAAAGCGAAAGCAATTGCTTTGACTCAGGTCAACAAGGACGACGTTGGCAGCCCGCAGGCGCAGGTGTCGATCTTGACGGCTCGTATCAAAGAGGTCACCAAGCACCTGAAGGCGAATAAGCACGACTTCATGGCGCGCCGTGGCTTAATCCAGATGGTTGGCAAGCGCAAGCGCCTGCTCAGATACCTGGAGCGAACTGATTTTGAGAGTTATAAAGCGGTTGTGGCTGCCCTGGGTCTGCGTAAATAG
- a CDS encoding sortase — MKQITHAKNRRRWLSMSLAIIMLAGGGYTLITAFSPFFHAQLINPTRNETTQLLAATPETKITEDRLYIPKIDINVPYATGGAETMERGAWWRQPENGNPVDGGNFVLSAHRFIMGLTPQQTIQKSPFYNIDKLRIGDEIIIDYRGKRYTYVISRLFDVKPDAVHIENRTDKPQLTLYSCTLGGAADGRTVFVATPR, encoded by the coding sequence GTGAAGCAGATAACCCACGCCAAAAACCGCCGCCGATGGCTCAGTATGAGTCTGGCTATTATCATGCTCGCTGGTGGTGGCTACACGCTCATCACGGCATTTAGCCCATTCTTTCACGCCCAGCTCATTAACCCAACGCGCAACGAAACCACCCAGCTTCTCGCCGCTACGCCAGAAACCAAGATCACCGAGGACCGTCTCTACATCCCCAAAATTGACATTAACGTGCCGTACGCTACTGGCGGCGCCGAAACTATGGAGCGGGGTGCCTGGTGGCGCCAACCAGAGAATGGCAATCCAGTTGATGGCGGTAATTTTGTCTTGTCGGCCCACCGATTTATCATGGGCCTGACACCGCAGCAAACCATCCAAAAATCACCATTCTACAACATTGACAAGCTGCGCATTGGCGATGAAATAATCATTGACTACCGCGGCAAGCGCTACACCTACGTCATATCCCGGCTATTTGATGTCAAGCCAGATGCCGTTCACATCGAAAACCGAACCGACAAACCACAGCTCACCCTCTATTCATGCACCCTCGGCGGCGCAGCTGACGGCCGGACGGTTTTTGTAGCTACGCCACGTTAA
- a CDS encoding polyribonucleotide nucleotidyltransferase yields the protein MAIINPSGKEIFSVTTELCGRPLSIEVNRVGFRTTGSVLVRYGDTVVLGSAQVGSRPVQLDYFPLSIDYEERFYAAGKISGSRFIKREGRPSDEAVLIGRLIDRPIRPLFPKGYRQEVQVVATVLSMDPDFRPDVVAMIAASSALMLTGTPFDGPVAGLRVGRVNGEFKAFLTPEEREQSDLDLVVAGIESGITMVEAGAKEVSEEVIVDAMAWAHQMMQPAIALQRELAAKVAPAAQEYELVLPDETIQQTADAWVDGKLGEKIRRPYPERNEVVNEIRWAFHEAMAEKLGLSAEEYDEVRDEYDEAFTLALHKDVRRGIVEDNMRPDGRKLTEIRPLSSEVGLLPRAHGSSLFTRGVTQGMNIVTLAPLSYAQLVDTMEVNDGERRYMHHYNAPGYTVGEVKRMGSPGRREIGHGYLAERALTPVLPSEEDFPYAIRSVTEIMSQNGSTSMAATCSSCLALMDAGVPLSAPVSGIAMGLMMDGDTPYVLSDIADAEDFAGDMDFKVTGTAKGITALQMDMKVHGLPVTVLRQAIEQSKAGRAFILDHMLSILPAPRETLSPYAPRIEKLKIDPDKIGAVIGKGGEVINKITSETGAEVDIKEDGLITIASPNGESIEKALNWIKSLVEEPEVGKIYEGTVVSIKDFGAFVNILPGVDGMVHISKLADHRVAKVTDVVKEGQTVRVKITGIDERGKINLTMIGL from the coding sequence ATGGCAATTATTAACCCGAGTGGCAAGGAGATTTTTAGCGTTACCACCGAGCTGTGCGGCCGGCCGTTGAGCATTGAGGTCAACCGCGTTGGTTTTCGGACGACTGGTAGTGTGCTGGTTCGCTACGGCGATACGGTGGTCTTGGGCAGTGCCCAGGTGGGCAGCCGGCCGGTGCAGCTGGATTATTTCCCGCTGTCGATTGATTATGAAGAACGATTTTATGCGGCAGGCAAAATTTCTGGCTCGCGGTTTATCAAGCGCGAGGGCCGGCCTAGCGACGAGGCGGTGCTGATCGGTCGGTTGATTGACCGCCCGATTCGGCCGCTGTTCCCGAAAGGATATCGCCAAGAAGTACAAGTGGTGGCGACGGTGCTGAGCATGGATCCGGATTTCCGCCCGGATGTGGTGGCGATGATTGCGGCGTCGAGCGCCTTGATGCTGACCGGTACGCCGTTTGACGGGCCGGTGGCGGGCTTGCGGGTGGGCCGCGTGAATGGCGAGTTTAAGGCCTTTTTGACGCCCGAGGAGCGTGAGCAATCTGATTTGGACCTAGTAGTGGCTGGTATCGAGAGCGGTATCACCATGGTGGAAGCTGGCGCCAAGGAAGTATCAGAAGAGGTGATCGTCGATGCAATGGCTTGGGCGCACCAGATGATGCAGCCAGCGATTGCTTTGCAGCGAGAGTTGGCGGCCAAAGTGGCGCCAGCTGCGCAAGAATATGAATTGGTTTTGCCGGACGAAACAATTCAGCAGACGGCTGATGCGTGGGTTGATGGCAAGCTGGGCGAGAAAATTCGCCGGCCGTATCCGGAGCGCAACGAAGTGGTTAACGAGATTCGCTGGGCCTTCCACGAAGCGATGGCCGAAAAGCTGGGTTTGAGTGCTGAGGAGTACGACGAAGTGCGCGACGAATACGATGAAGCATTTACCTTGGCGCTACATAAAGACGTACGCCGCGGTATCGTCGAGGATAATATGCGTCCAGATGGCCGCAAACTAACTGAAATTCGCCCGCTCAGCTCAGAGGTTGGCTTACTGCCGCGAGCGCACGGCTCGAGCCTGTTTACCCGCGGCGTGACGCAGGGTATGAACATCGTCACCTTGGCGCCGCTGAGTTACGCGCAGCTGGTTGATACTATGGAGGTTAACGACGGCGAACGGCGCTATATGCACCATTACAATGCGCCGGGCTATACGGTTGGCGAGGTTAAGCGGATGGGCAGTCCGGGTCGGCGCGAAATTGGCCATGGCTACTTGGCGGAACGAGCCTTGACGCCAGTGCTGCCGAGTGAAGAAGACTTCCCATACGCTATTCGTAGCGTTACCGAAATTATGAGTCAGAACGGTTCGACGTCGATGGCAGCGACCTGTTCGAGCTGTCTGGCGCTGATGGATGCTGGCGTGCCTCTCTCGGCGCCGGTTAGCGGCATCGCTATGGGTCTGATGATGGATGGTGATACGCCGTACGTACTGAGCGATATTGCCGATGCCGAGGACTTTGCTGGCGATATGGATTTCAAGGTGACCGGTACAGCCAAGGGCATCACGGCGCTGCAGATGGATATGAAAGTGCATGGTTTGCCGGTGACAGTGCTGCGCCAAGCGATTGAACAGAGTAAGGCTGGTCGGGCATTTATCCTTGATCATATGTTGAGTATTTTGCCAGCGCCGCGGGAGACGCTCAGCCCGTACGCGCCGCGGATTGAAAAGCTAAAAATTGATCCAGATAAAATTGGCGCCGTCATTGGCAAGGGCGGCGAGGTGATTAACAAGATTACCAGCGAGACTGGTGCTGAGGTTGATATCAAGGAAGACGGCTTGATTACCATCGCCAGCCCGAACGGCGAATCGATTGAGAAGGCGCTCAACTGGATTAAAAGCCTGGTCGAAGAGCCAGAAGTCGGCAAAATTTACGAAGGCACGGTGGTCAGTATCAAAGATTTCGGGGCGTTCGTGAATATCCTGCCGGGAGTTGACGGGATGGTGCATATTTCGAAGCTGGCCGATCACCGCGTAGCTAAGGTGACGGACGTGGTCAAGGAAGGACAAACCGTTCGCGTGAAAATCACCGGTATTGATGAACGCGGTAAAATTAACTTGACGATGATCGGGTTGTAA
- a CDS encoding uracil-DNA glycosylase — translation MDEAAQLEVLAAEIIAGDICHDLALQATQLVMGDGRADADIVFIGEAPGKNEDLQGKPFVGAAGTFLDEMLAAAQLRRQDVYITNIVKYRPPNNRDPLPEEKRAFWPYLMRQLQIIQPKVVITLGRHSGTAFIPDLAISRDHGNPRWAQFNGLKFLVIPLYHPAAALYNGALRQTLIDDFVRAAQLATQASA, via the coding sequence ATGGATGAGGCAGCGCAACTGGAGGTTTTGGCGGCAGAGATTATCGCTGGTGATATTTGTCATGACTTAGCGCTGCAGGCGACGCAGCTGGTGATGGGTGACGGTCGAGCTGACGCAGACATTGTATTTATCGGTGAAGCGCCGGGAAAAAATGAAGACCTTCAGGGCAAACCATTCGTTGGGGCAGCTGGTACATTTCTTGACGAGATGTTAGCCGCAGCCCAGTTACGTCGTCAAGATGTCTATATCACCAATATCGTTAAGTATCGCCCGCCAAACAACCGTGATCCGCTACCAGAAGAGAAGCGCGCTTTTTGGCCGTATTTGATGCGCCAATTGCAAATTATTCAGCCAAAGGTAGTCATCACATTGGGTCGGCATAGCGGCACGGCATTCATTCCCGACTTGGCGATTTCGCGTGATCATGGTAATCCGCGCTGGGCACAATTCAACGGTTTGAAGTTCTTGGTGATTCCGCTGTATCATCCGGCAGCAGCGCTGTATAACGGGGCATTGCGGCAGACGTTAATTGATGATTTTGTGCGGGCGGCGCAATTGGCAACCCAGGCGAGCGCCTGA